Proteins from a genomic interval of Stenotrophomonas maltophilia:
- a CDS encoding pyridoxal phosphate-dependent aminotransferase, translated as MSTLPHTPGYSRRSHEIAPFHVMSLLARAQALEQAGHDVIHLEIGEPDFTTAEPIVRAGQAALAAGHTRYTAARGLPALRQAISGFYRSHYGLDIDPERILVTPGGSGALLLASSLLVDPGRHWLLADPGYPCNRHFLRLVEGGAQLVPVGPDTAYQLTPSLVEQHWNGDSVGALVASPANPTGTVLSAEELAALSKTLHARGGHLVVDEIYHGLTYGLDAPSVLQVDDSAFVLNSFSKYFGMTGWRLGWLVAPPAAVPDLEKLAQNLYISASSIAQHAALACFSEEAMAIFEQRREAFRQRRDFLLPALRELGFRIEVEPQGAFYLYADVSAFTDDAQAFCAHFLETEHVAFTPGLDFGFHRANQHVRLAYTQEVPRLQEAVERIARGLKSWGA; from the coding sequence CAGCCGGCGCAGCCATGAAATCGCCCCGTTCCACGTGATGTCCCTGCTGGCCCGCGCGCAGGCGCTGGAACAGGCCGGCCACGACGTGATCCATCTGGAGATCGGCGAACCGGACTTCACCACCGCCGAACCGATCGTGCGTGCCGGACAGGCCGCACTGGCCGCCGGCCATACCCGCTACACCGCTGCACGTGGCCTGCCGGCCCTGCGCCAGGCGATCAGCGGCTTCTATCGCAGCCACTACGGGCTGGATATCGACCCCGAGCGCATCCTGGTCACCCCCGGCGGCTCCGGCGCGCTGCTGCTGGCCAGCAGCCTGCTGGTCGACCCCGGCCGCCACTGGCTGCTGGCCGATCCCGGCTATCCGTGCAACCGCCATTTCCTGCGCCTCGTTGAAGGCGGCGCACAGCTGGTGCCGGTCGGCCCGGACACCGCCTACCAGCTCACACCGTCGCTGGTGGAACAGCATTGGAATGGCGACAGCGTCGGCGCGCTGGTCGCCTCACCGGCCAACCCGACCGGCACCGTGTTGTCCGCCGAGGAACTGGCAGCACTGTCGAAGACCCTGCATGCGCGCGGCGGCCACCTGGTGGTGGACGAGATCTACCACGGCCTCACCTACGGATTGGATGCGCCCAGCGTGCTGCAGGTGGATGACAGCGCGTTCGTGCTGAACAGTTTCTCCAAGTACTTCGGCATGACCGGCTGGCGGTTGGGCTGGCTGGTGGCACCGCCGGCGGCGGTACCTGATCTGGAGAAGCTGGCGCAGAACCTGTACATCAGCGCGTCGAGCATCGCCCAGCATGCCGCCCTCGCCTGTTTCAGCGAGGAAGCGATGGCGATCTTCGAGCAGCGTCGCGAAGCCTTCCGCCAGCGCCGCGACTTCCTGTTGCCGGCATTGCGTGAACTGGGCTTCCGCATCGAGGTTGAACCGCAGGGCGCGTTCTACCTTTACGCCGATGTCAGCGCATTCACCGATGACGCGCAGGCGTTCTGCGCCCACTTCCTGGAAACCGAGCACGTGGCATTCACGCCGGGGCTGGATTTCGGCTTCCACCGTGCGAACCAGCACGTGCGGTTGGCCTACACGCAGGAAGTGCCGCGATTGCAGGAGGCGGTGGAGCGGATTGCGCGTGGGTTGAAAAGCTGGGGCGCCTGA